A stretch of Ipomoea triloba cultivar NCNSP0323 chromosome 11, ASM357664v1 DNA encodes these proteins:
- the LOC115996323 gene encoding uncharacterized protein LOC115996323 encodes MDSTMKEFQEKLIEVEIEGENILLARQQLVENDRERNGNREALTALRKRAKTTKSSVPSPFESIMREIETKPLVREVCSTCGNHDVKETTWLMFPGTDIFASVPFHAVHTILEQDQTRLDYEAKKLQSYVKEKSFIISERGVLADRISPGVLRSMVTLSDTPKKTEPTE; translated from the exons ATGGACTCCACAATGAAGGAGTTCCAAGAAAAGTTAATTGAGGTTGAAATTGAAGGCGAGAACATTTTATTGGCACGGCAGCAG TTAGTTGAAAATGATAGGGAAAGGaatggaaacagggaagcattGACAGCATTAAGGAAGAGGGCAAAGACAACAAAATCCAGCGTTCCTTCACCTTTTGAGTCGATAATGAGGGAGATTGAGACGAAACCATTGGTGAGAGAGGTTTGTTCAACTTGTGGCAACCATGACGTGAAGGAGACAACTTGGCTTATGTTTCCTGGAACTGATATTTTTGCTAGTGTTCCATTTCATGCTGTCCATACCATTCTTGAGCAAG ATCAAACTCGACTGGATTATGAAGCTAAGAAACTTCAAAGCTATGTAAAGGAGAAGTCGTTTATCATATCTGAGAGAGGAGTTCTTGCTGACAGGATCAGCCCTGGCGTTCTTAGATCTATGGTCACCTTGTCTGATACACCAAAGAAAACTGAGCCAACAGAATGA